A genomic stretch from Procambarus clarkii isolate CNS0578487 chromosome 14, FALCON_Pclarkii_2.0, whole genome shotgun sequence includes:
- the LOC123752272 gene encoding cerebellin-3 yields MAVTLIWMVLVGLLAMGIDSEEHSTFNTLHNETGPLANVPTNATTKRQRDVTPRVSFNVKRATDKLTAVAHVHFQEVVTNTGGGWDNTTSEFVVPVAGRYLFIFGAISDQTSNFALSLTHNGVNRATAYATTTTLEYASTSVTLDLYTLDRIYLQLQQGRIHERPGEETFTTFVGYLLVPW; encoded by the exons ATGGCCGTAACCCTTATCTGGATGGTACTTGTGGGTCTCCTAGCAATGGGTATAGACTCTGAAGAGCACTCTACTTTCAATACTCTTCACAACGAGACCGGACCCCTCGCCAACGTCCCTACTAACGCCACTACAAAACGTCAGAGGGACGTGAC GCCTCGTGTGTCCTTCAACGTAAAGAGGGCTACAGATAAACTTACCGCCGTCGCTCACGTTCATTTTCAG GAAGTGGTGACCAACACAGGAGGCGGTTGGGACAATACAACCAGCGAGTTCGTGGTTCCTGTTGCAGGACGTTATTTATTCATTTTCGGCGCTATTAGTGACCAGACCAGCAACTTTGC ACTGTCTTTGACCCACAATGGCGTGAATAGGGCGACTGCTTACGCGACAACCACCACCTTGGAATACGCCTCCACCTCGGTGACCCTGGACCTCTACACACTTGACAGGATATACTTACAGTTGCAGCAGGGCAGGATACACGAAAGGCCGGGCGAAGAAACTTTTACAACCTTCGTGGGTTATCTTCTCGTCCCCTGGTAA
- the LOC138364688 gene encoding uncharacterized protein: MGLVVGLSPGPGPVSSPAASASLVAGSPSWEVVPPAEIAGEGGDLVLVLKNASVPATLVPLASTSVPSAHLPSVMPTAAWLPSAEPSFVTPPPVVSVPAPSPSVIVFLATLPAMLPACVWPTPVLQSCGVPPSVPKSSVQPLPVTSAPVVEGAELKVPDFMHRPRGSRSHVNASVESWAQWEEVPASFLSR, translated from the coding sequence ATGGGTCTTGTGGTGGGATTGTCGCCTGGCCCTGGTCCGGTGTCTTCTCCGGCTGCCTCCGCATCATTGGTTGCTGGTTCCCCGAGTTGGGAGGTTGTGCCACCGGCCGAGATTGCCGGAGAGGGAGGGGACTTGGTGCTGGTTCTTAAGAATGCTTCTGTTCCGGCGACCCTCGTGCCTCTGGCGTCTACATCTGTGCCTTCCGCGCATCTGCCCTCGGTGATGCCGACCGCTGCGTGGCTGCCCTCTGCTGAGCCGTCCTTTGTTACTCCGCCCCCTGTGGTGTCGGTTCCTGCACCATCGCCCTCTGTGATTGTGTTCCTTGCGACTCTGCCTGCTATGTTGCCAGCCTGTGTCTGGCCGACTCCTGTGCTTCAGTCCTGTGGGGTTCCACCGTCTGTACCGAAGAGCTCTGTGCAGCCTCTTCCCGTGACTTCCGCCCCCGTGGTGGAGGGCGCCGAGTTGAAAGTTCCTGACTTCATGCATCGTCCGCGAGGATCACGTAGTCACGTTAACGCGTCTGTGGAGTCGTGGGCTCAGTGGGAAGAAGTGCCCGCGTCGTTTCTATCCAGATAA